CGAGGACAGCCCTTGCCGAAGCGGAAGAATACTTGTCTGCAAACGACAGTTCCTGGCAGGAAATAGTCGACAAAGAAAGGGCGAACGCCGCAATAATGGGGAGAAGTCTCATTATTCTGTCAGGCTGGAGAAGTATTCTTTCTGCTCTTCGCGGGAGAAGGTGATCGCGCGGTTGGTGTAGTCGAGGAAGGGCTTGGCTGTCTTGTAGACGTCTGCGAGGCGTTCCGCAAGATGCGGACCGGTCACGAACTTGTCGTCCGGGATCCAGAGCAGGCAATAGTTCTTCAGCTTGTAGAATTCCGCGTCCGGCCCGTCGGCGGGGAGGCCGGCCGGGACGCGCTTGAGTGACTCGGAGGTGTCCAGATACAGCCGCGGGTCGAGTTGGGACAGGATGCGGCGGAAGTCGCCTTTGCCCAGCATGATGTCTTCGCGGAGAATCTTCAGGACCTGCGGCGGGCAGAAGTAGTTGCCGACGGCGACCATGTGGCCGGCATCCCGGGCGCCGACCTGGAAGTAGTAGCCGTTGTAGTTGGATTTCTTGCCGCCGGGTGCGACGTAGACGCCCATCTGTGTCTTGTACGGGCGTTTGTCCTTGCTGAAGCGGACGTCGCGGTAGATGCGCCAGGTGCAGTCCTTCGGCGAGAGCGGGCCGATAGAGTCGTCGAAGGCGCGGATCGCGGAGACGAGCTCGACGGCAAACTGCTCGATCCGGGCCTTGGCGTCCAGATAGCGCTGCTTGTTGGCCTCGAACCAGATCTTGTCGTTGTGCGCGGAGAGGTCCTGCAGGAAACGGATAACTTCTTTCATCGTTTTCGTTTTATAAGACCAAGGTACATCTTTTTTGCGAGAGGGTGGCGGGAAATTCGTAGATTTGCAGGAAAGATATGGAAAAGATGTACAAACTGGCGGTGTTCGACATAGACGGCACGCTGATCGATACGGAACGGACCGGGGTGGAGTCGCTGGTGCAGACCATCCGGGAACTGGTTGGGAAGGAGGTCCCCTATGAGGAGGCCTACAAGGCCTACGGCATCCCCAGCAGCAAGGTGGGGAGCCTGTACGGCTATGAGGACGGGCAGAAGTTCCTGGAGCGCTGGGAAGAGAATTTCATCAGCCTGTCGCACCATATCAAGCCCTTCCCGGGCGTGCTGCCGGCGCTGCGCCGCATCAAGGCAACCGGCATCGCCACGGGCGTGGTGACGTCCCGCAACCGGATGGAGTTCGACTACGACGATTATCTGCGCGAGATGGTCCCGTATCTGGACTACCGGGTCTGCAGCGAGGACACCGTCCACCACAAGCCGCACCCGGAGCCGCTGTTGCATTGCATCAGGCTGGCTTCCGAGGCGCTTGGAGAGTCGATTCTTCCGGAGGAGGTGATCTATTTCGGCGATACCGCCCACGATGCCGCGTGCGCCCGCGACGCCGGCTGCGATTTCGCGCTGGCGGACTGGAAGGGCCGCGGCGCGCGGGACCTCCAGCCCCGCTACGTCTTCGCCGACGCGGCGCAGATGGAGGCGGTCCTGCGGGACGCTATTGGCGCAAACGGTTAAGGATATGCTCTCGGGTCAATTCGGCGCTCTTAACGCCATACCAGATATCGGCACGGTCTTCCCAGCCAAGATAAATGGCCCTGCGCTTCATTTCCTGGACGAATCCGTCGTCGAAGACGGCAAAGAGCGCTTCGTTCTGCGGCTCGTCGTCCAGCGGATGTAAAAACAGATAGCCGTCAAAATTGTCTTCATAGGAACCGGTGTCTGCAAGATATTTGTGCTCGTAGCTCGCGTCAAATGGCTCTTTCCCGAAAGGGGAGTCCCGCAGGACGAACCCGACAGGCCGGTTCCCGTTGCGGGCAAAAGCGTCATCAAATACGCCTCCTCTCAATGGAGACCTGTGCCGGCCTCCATTATCCCCGGAAATGATATGCTGGATCACCGTAAATACGGCATCGTCACTCAGCCTTTGTTTCAATTGCGCTCCTGCGACCGGACCGGCTTCCCGATCCAGGGAGATCAAACGGTCATTATTGTAGGCATGGGTCAATCCTACCTCAAACAGACAACTCCTGGTGTCAGCTCCGCTCTTTATGTAGCGCTCGATGACATCCGCCATGTGGGTGTTGCGCGGTTCCTCCTGTGCCTGGGCGGCCAGCCACGCGTCAGCGTCGGGGATCTTCGAGAACGGAAGCTGGAAATCTGCGAGCCTGATTGAAATGCGCTTCTCGGCCGGGAGCGTCCGGTTGATGTGCCAGACGTCACAGATGAAATCGAATTCGCCCTTGTCGTACCAGCCGTTGATCTGCTCGTCCCGGAAGATGTCCAGGACCAGCTCAGGCCGCAGCTCGCTGCTGGCCAGGAACTCGTCCATTTCGGCCTGATGCCACGAAGGCAGTTCGAGGAAAACGGTCCCGCAGACGTCCGGGAAAGACGCATCGGCCACGAGGCGTCTCAGCATGTCCCAGCTCACTTTGCGCCGGTGAAGCTCTCCGTTGATGACCAGCTTGTGCGTCTTGAACTGGTTGAGAAGGAACTGTTCGGGCGAATCGGTCTGCTGCTTCAGGAAGTCGGCGAAAGGCTTCGTGTCGGAGGGGACGGCGGCTATGGCCTCGATCCGGTCGAGGTCCCTGTATCGCTCAGGCAGATACAGCGTCAGCAGACTGTCGACTTCGCTCTCGGCGAAGGCCATTCCCTGGCCGCCGTTCACCCACTTGCCTTTTTCTATCCAGGTGTAGGTGAAGAGATACCAGTCCATTGCGTTTTTCGTGACGACGGCAGCCACAGAGTCCCGGTAGGTAACCTGCTTCAGGATCCGTTCCTCAAGCAGCTGATTCTTGTAATTTGAACTGACCGGCTTGTCCTCGGCATTCGGGTCCAGCTGGAATTTGATCGTGGAGATCGAAGCGATCAGGCCGTTCTTGCCTTCGGCCTGGGCATTTTGGAAGGTAAGGAAGAGATCCAGGGCGGAGGACTGGTCCGGTGCCGTCCAATGGAACTCGGAGACTGTCTTGTCGATCTGCGTTTCGGAGAAACCTGCCGGCCACTCTTGGGAATAAGACAACTGGGCAATGAGGACGGACACGGCCGACAAGGCAAGACCTAAGGAATTTTTCATAAATCTGAGTAAGCTTTAGCCAAAGGCTGATTCGGAGAACGAATATACGGTTTTTTTGCTATCTTTGCTTCTGGAGCGTTACAATTTCTGATTGTACGATGAAGAGAATTCTTCTTTTGGCAGTTGCCGGCCTGCTGGCCGGTGCTGCGAGCCTGTCGGCTCAAGCCCCCCAGGCCCCCGAAGGGGCCGGAAAACTCCCCGAAATGCCGAAGATCCTCAATCCGGAGGAGAAGACGGCTGACATGGCCGAGAAGTATGGCCTCACCGAAGAGCAGCAGGCCGCCGTACTCGAACTCAACAGGCAGTTCGACGGCAAGCTGGAATTCCGTCCGGAACCGATGGGCGAGCAGAAGGACTTCCGCAGCATGACGGAAGCCGAGCGCCAGGAGTTCTTCGGCAAGATGCAGGACATGATGGCGGACATGCAGGAGCGCATGCAGCAGATGCAGAAAGCGCAGAAGGAGTATGACAAGGCCATCAAGGCGATCCTGACCAAGGACCAGTTCAAGGCCTATCGCAAGGACCAGCGCAAGCGCGAGCAGGAACTGCAGCGCATGCAGCAGAACGCCATGGGTGGCGCCCCGATGGGCGGCGGCTTCCCGGGAGGCGGATTCCCCGGTGGTCCTGGCGGTGGTTTCCCCGGTGGCGGTTTCCCTGGCGGGTTCTGATCCCGGACAGCCTGAATCTGATGAGACGGCGTGCAGCGATGCGCGCCGTCTCTTTTTTCCAAATAGTCAAAGATTTTTACCCAAAAACCCCAAGATTATGGGGTGTTTTTGAGCGGAATCCTGCCTATCATTGCAAAACGGCAAATGATGTACAATCGTAAATCACTCGAATATGAAAAAGATCCTATTACTGATGACCATGATCGCGCTCGCCAGCGCGCCGGTCTCCGCGCAGAATCTCCTCGAAAGACTGGCCAACCGCGCCAAGAATGCCGCTGAGCAAAATATCGGCAACAAAGTCGAACAGGGGGTCAACGACATCCTGGACGGCAAGGTCGGCAAAGGGAAGAACAAGGACAAAGACAAGGGAAAGGACAAGGACAAGAAAAACGCGGCCGATACCGCTGCGAC
This Bacteroidales bacterium WCE2004 DNA region includes the following protein-coding sequences:
- a CDS encoding TIGR02453 family protein translates to MKEVIRFLQDLSAHNDKIWFEANKQRYLDAKARIEQFAVELVSAIRAFDDSIGPLSPKDCTWRIYRDVRFSKDKRPYKTQMGVYVAPGGKKSNYNGYYFQVGARDAGHMVAVGNYFCPPQVLKILREDIMLGKGDFRRILSQLDPRLYLDTSESLKRVPAGLPADGPDAEFYKLKNYCLLWIPDDKFVTGPHLAERLADVYKTAKPFLDYTNRAITFSREEQKEYFSSLTE
- a CDS encoding Phosphoglycolate phosphatase, HAD superfamily, coding for MEKMYKLAVFDIDGTLIDTERTGVESLVQTIRELVGKEVPYEEAYKAYGIPSSKVGSLYGYEDGQKFLERWEENFISLSHHIKPFPGVLPALRRIKATGIATGVVTSRNRMEFDYDDYLREMVPYLDYRVCSEDTVHHKPHPEPLLHCIRLASEALGESILPEEVIYFGDTAHDAACARDAGCDFALADWKGRGARDLQPRYVFADAAQMEAVLRDAIGANG